From Butyricimonas paravirosa, one genomic window encodes:
- a CDS encoding JAB domain-containing protein, with protein sequence MNEKNLSSPVINETRTGEDYNDLTLLSEVEIKYKPEVKPKDRPRVTMAMEAYKLIKPFFEGCLYHHEEAWVMLLNTSCKVLGVARLSVGNQEHTIIDPRTTLQLMIKTNAVNLIIFHNHPSQSLAFSPGDIKITKNMMEACKLLNMNCLDHIIVGEDGYSSYSEEGY encoded by the coding sequence ATGAATGAAAAGAATCTATCATCACCAGTTATCAATGAAACTAGAACAGGAGAAGATTATAATGATCTAACACTATTATCAGAGGTGGAGATTAAATACAAGCCAGAGGTTAAACCCAAGGATAGACCAAGGGTCACGATGGCGATGGAGGCATATAAACTCATCAAACCCTTTTTTGAAGGTTGTTTATATCACCATGAAGAGGCATGGGTGATGCTATTAAATACAAGCTGTAAAGTGTTAGGTGTCGCAAGATTGAGTGTCGGGAATCAAGAGCATACGATTATAGATCCCAGAACCACCTTGCAATTGATGATAAAAACCAATGCAGTCAATCTAATTATATTCCATAACCACCCAAGCCAGAGTTTGGCTTTCAGCCCAGGGGATATAAAAATAACCAAGAACATGATGGAGGCTTGCAAGCTGTTAAACATGAATTGTCTGGATCATATTATCGTGGGGGAAGATGGTTATTCCAGCTATTCAGAGGAAGGTTACTAG